A region of Halostella limicola DNA encodes the following proteins:
- a CDS encoding ribbon-helix-helix domain-containing protein, translating to MSSHSRSVNSETRERVTVRISKERLDALDELVEAGVYPNRSEASAPASPRWSTMLEVVAFGVLAMLNGPAALGVLLVLAIGIGAIFALLGVLVFVRSLSRA from the coding sequence ATGAGCTCGCACTCCCGCTCTGTCAACTCGGAAACCCGCGAACGCGTCACGGTCCGCATCTCCAAGGAGCGTCTCGACGCGCTCGACGAGCTGGTCGAGGCGGGCGTCTACCCGAACCGGAGCGAGGCGTCCGCGCCGGCGTCGCCGAGGTGGTCGACGATGCTTGAGGTCGTCGCGTTCGGCGTGCTGGCGATGCTCAACGGCCCGGCCGCGCTCGGGGTGCTGCTGGTCCTCGCCATCGGCATCGGCGCGATCTTCGCGCTGCTGGGCGTGCTCGTGTTTGTCCGGTCGCTGTCACGAGCGTAA
- a CDS encoding DUF7563 family protein, with amino-acid sequence MPQCENCDGYVTERFVRVFGDNEGRVFGCLDCIGATAVKNGAALPFRDARTHLGGAD; translated from the coding sequence ATGCCCCAGTGCGAGAACTGCGACGGCTACGTCACGGAGCGGTTCGTCCGCGTCTTCGGCGACAACGAGGGCCGCGTGTTCGGCTGTCTCGACTGCATCGGCGCGACGGCCGTGAAGAACGGCGCGGCACTGCCGTTCCGCGACGCCCGCACGCACCTCGGGGGTGCGGACTGA
- a CDS encoding GNAT family N-acetyltransferase encodes MEEMHRERVRQLWHARFGGEDEFTEGWINDALDDDRPEMCYVAADGGNVVGFGLATVCYPDYAEDYIGLDVPEFDPWDPTGILHMSAVEKSRTGEGIGTDLMDSRLQYLQIQDCGGVMGIAWHRDDAPDSRALFEKFGFDQLATFKNYYSRTHGRPNCPACTGECECTASVYAREL; translated from the coding sequence ATGGAGGAGATGCACCGGGAGCGCGTTCGCCAGCTCTGGCACGCACGCTTCGGCGGCGAAGACGAGTTCACCGAGGGGTGGATTAACGACGCGCTCGACGACGATCGTCCCGAAATGTGCTACGTCGCCGCGGACGGCGGCAACGTAGTCGGCTTCGGCCTCGCGACGGTGTGTTACCCCGACTACGCCGAGGACTACATCGGCCTCGACGTGCCGGAGTTCGACCCGTGGGACCCGACCGGTATCCTCCACATGTCCGCTGTCGAGAAGTCGCGGACCGGTGAAGGGATCGGGACGGACCTGATGGACAGCCGACTTCAGTATCTCCAGATACAGGACTGCGGCGGCGTCATGGGGATCGCGTGGCACCGGGACGATGCTCCCGACAGTCGGGCGCTGTTCGAGAAGTTCGGTTTCGACCAACTCGCGACGTTCAAGAACTACTACTCCCGTACGCACGGGCGGCCGAACTGTCCGGCCTGTACCGGCGAGTGCGAGTGTACGGCGAGCGTGTACGCGCGGGAACTCTGA
- a CDS encoding minichromosome maintenance protein MCM, whose protein sequence is MAASLEDLDYQEQDYVDEFTAFIRDYYDNRDGSGENRLGELVEKYPSEKSSLHIEWMDLYRYDSEMAIDVLDDPETLDYAEIALRNYDLPVDIELNADVRIDGLDRVPDSVQCDVGDQIHREGKFAAIEGQVNRVGSKVGFIEEAAFECQRCGTMTRIPQSLGDFQEPYECKGCEREGPFQLNWDQSHTTHAQRARLQLPPEKTAGGQTSSEIEIWLKGDLVNRYTEDQYRITPGDRVSAMCHLEKYVPDDADDGTYDVRAKANNIQKQETDLEDLDITDEDLERIREIANNNPHQTLVNSFKPSHHGDESVKEALVLQLFGGVEKHTPDGARIRSEPHILVVGDPAMGKSDLLQYATKIVPRSVYTVGNSSTGAGLTCAAVQDDFGDGGWTLEGGALVKANGGLCAIDEFDKMDESDRTGMNEAMSNGQISPSKADISNVQLPAKTTVLAAANPDYGRFDPYESIGEQIDLDPTLISRFDLILTMQDKPDRDEDEELAESVLSLNQDSIDIKRDDKPAGDTDIDPEVPPELMRKYIAYARQEIEPRISDAAKERIKEFYVPLREKGMDEDKPIPVTARKLFAIVRLAEASAKMRLSDTVTVDDAERVIGVVRDSLKDVGVDPETGEFDADVVETGSSKSQSDRVKTVDKVIDMLEEENDKGAPVDEVIKICVEKGFTEHRVKKTIENRKQEGEYYHPRDGYLRLT, encoded by the coding sequence ATGGCGGCCTCTCTGGAGGACCTCGACTACCAGGAGCAGGACTACGTGGACGAGTTTACCGCGTTCATCCGCGACTACTACGACAACCGCGATGGGTCCGGGGAGAACCGTCTCGGCGAGCTCGTCGAGAAGTACCCCAGCGAGAAGTCGTCGCTCCACATCGAGTGGATGGACCTCTACCGCTACGACAGCGAGATGGCGATAGATGTCCTCGACGACCCCGAGACCCTCGACTACGCGGAGATCGCGCTCCGCAACTACGACCTTCCGGTCGACATCGAACTCAACGCGGACGTGCGTATAGATGGTCTCGACCGCGTCCCCGACAGCGTTCAGTGCGACGTGGGGGACCAGATCCACCGTGAAGGGAAGTTCGCCGCGATCGAGGGCCAAGTGAACCGTGTCGGTTCCAAGGTCGGCTTCATCGAGGAAGCGGCGTTCGAGTGCCAGCGCTGCGGGACGATGACGCGCATCCCGCAGTCTCTCGGCGACTTTCAGGAACCGTACGAGTGCAAGGGCTGCGAACGAGAGGGTCCGTTCCAACTCAACTGGGACCAGTCCCACACGACTCACGCCCAGCGCGCCCGTCTCCAGCTCCCGCCGGAGAAGACGGCCGGCGGCCAGACCTCTTCAGAGATAGAGATCTGGCTGAAGGGCGACCTCGTGAACCGCTACACCGAGGACCAGTACCGGATCACTCCTGGCGACCGCGTCTCGGCGATGTGTCACCTGGAGAAGTACGTTCCCGACGACGCCGATGACGGTACGTACGACGTCCGCGCGAAGGCGAACAACATCCAGAAGCAGGAAACCGACCTTGAAGATCTCGACATCACCGACGAAGACCTCGAACGCATCAGGGAGATCGCGAACAACAACCCGCACCAGACGCTCGTCAACTCGTTCAAACCGTCTCACCACGGCGACGAGTCGGTGAAGGAAGCGCTCGTGCTCCAGTTGTTCGGCGGTGTCGAGAAGCACACACCGGACGGCGCCCGCATCCGTTCGGAACCGCACATCCTCGTCGTCGGTGACCCTGCGATGGGGAAGTCCGACCTCCTTCAGTACGCGACGAAGATCGTTCCCCGCTCCGTCTACACTGTCGGGAACAGTTCGACGGGCGCGGGCCTCACGTGCGCGGCCGTGCAGGACGACTTCGGCGATGGCGGCTGGACGCTCGAAGGCGGCGCGCTCGTGAAGGCCAACGGCGGCCTCTGCGCGATCGACGAGTTCGACAAGATGGATGAATCGGACCGTACGGGGATGAACGAGGCCATGTCGAACGGCCAAATTTCGCCTTCGAAGGCGGACATCTCGAACGTCCAACTTCCGGCGAAGACGACTGTCCTCGCAGCGGCGAACCCCGACTACGGTCGCTTCGACCCGTACGAGTCAATCGGCGAGCAGATCGACCTCGACCCGACGCTCATCTCTCGATTCGACCTCATCCTGACGATGCAGGACAAGCCCGACCGGGACGAGGACGAGGAGCTGGCCGAGAGCGTTCTCAGTCTTAACCAGGACTCCATCGACATCAAACGAGATGACAAGCCGGCGGGGGACACCGACATCGATCCGGAAGTCCCGCCCGAACTGATGCGCAAGTACATCGCGTACGCGCGTCAGGAGATCGAACCGCGCATCAGCGATGCCGCCAAGGAGCGAATCAAGGAGTTCTACGTGCCGCTTCGCGAGAAGGGCATGGACGAGGACAAGCCTATCCCCGTGACGGCGCGGAAGCTCTTCGCGATCGTCCGTCTTGCCGAGGCCAGCGCGAAGATGCGTCTCTCCGATACGGTCACCGTCGACGACGCCGAGCGCGTTATCGGCGTCGTCCGTGACTCGCTCAAGGACGTGGGCGTCGACCCCGAAACCGGCGAGTTCGACGCCGACGTGGTCGAAACTGGATCCTCGAAATCCCAGAGCGACCGCGTCAAAACTGTCGATAAGGTCATAGACATGCTAGAGGAAGAGAACGATAAGGGCGCCCCTGTCGACGAAGTCATTAAAATCTGCGTTGAGAAGGGATTCACGGAACACCGGGTCAAAAAGACGATCGAAAACCGCAAGCAGGAGGGAGAATATTACCACCCCCGTGATGGATATCTGCGACTAACTTAG
- a CDS encoding helix-turn-helix domain-containing protein, protein MSSPDRQPRADNNRFAQKYSDEEFLDAIRELDVPATKAIWERVGCSQSLADRRLKELEEADVVEKVDMGNMNVWKLVD, encoded by the coding sequence GTGTCTTCACCGGATCGTCAACCACGGGCCGACAACAACCGGTTTGCCCAGAAGTACTCTGACGAGGAGTTCCTCGACGCGATTCGCGAGCTCGACGTGCCCGCGACGAAGGCCATCTGGGAACGCGTCGGGTGTTCCCAGAGCCTCGCCGATCGTCGTCTGAAGGAACTCGAAGAGGCCGACGTGGTTGAGAAAGTCGATATGGGGAATATGAACGTCTGGAAGCTCGTCGACTAA